The Kocuria sp. TGY1127_2 genome includes a window with the following:
- the rpmA gene encoding 50S ribosomal protein L27, whose translation MAHKKGASSTRNGRDSNPQYLGVKRFGGQAVNAGEIIVRQRGTHFHPGDNVGRGGDDTLFALAAGQVEFGRRRGRKVVNILEAAE comes from the coding sequence ATGGCACATAAAAAAGGTGCAAGCTCAACCCGTAACGGTCGCGACTCGAACCCCCAGTACCTGGGTGTGAAGCGCTTTGGCGGCCAGGCCGTCAACGCCGGCGAGATCATCGTCCGCCAGCGCGGTACCCACTTCCACCCGGGCGACAACGTCGGCCGCGGGGGAGACGACACGCTCTTCGCTCTGGCCGCTGGCCAGGTCGAATTCGGCCGTCGTCGGGGTCGTAAGGTCGTCAACATTTTGGAAGCGGCCGAGTAA
- the ileS gene encoding isoleucine--tRNA ligase, whose translation MSTHYPKATSNSSDAVPASPSFPALEEGVLEYWREDGTFAQSIEQRDRGQGSTEEFVFYDGPPFANGLPHYGHLLTGYVKDLVARYQTQRGNKVDRRFGWDTHGLPAELEAMKQLGMTDKQQIEEMGIDKFNDACRSAVLKYTDEWQKYVTRQARWVDFENDYKTLNVEYMESVIWAFKRLHDKGLTYQGFRVLPYCWKDETPLSNHELRMDDDVYKDRQDPTVTVAFMLKDGDSEISHELAGVAAIGWTTTPWTIPANLALAVGPEIDYVVVPAGPNGTAAEASRFLLAAERLADYAQDLGYEDVEAAQGAVETHYQGKDLEGIRYEPVFDTFADTDKYPTENAWQILLADYVTTTDGTGIVHQAPAYGEDDQATCERYGIPVVLTIDEGAKVLPLFTGTELEDIVGLQVFESNTPIVRHLRSKAVLLREKSYVHSYPHCWRCRNPLIYRAITSWYVSVTEFKDRMVELNEDINWIPENVKHGQFGKWLDNARDWSISRNRYWGSPIPVWVSDDPNYPRTDVYGSLAELEADFGRMPLNHEGKPDLHRPFIDELTRPNPDDPTGKSTMRRVPDVLDVWFDSGSMPYAQVHYPFENKEWFENHYPADFIVEYIGQTRGWFYTLHILATALFDRPAFTNVISHGIVLGSDGQKMSKSLQNYPDVTEVLDRDGSDAMRWFLMSSPILRGGNLIVTERGIREGVRQVMLPLWNAYHFFTLYSNAAFDGRGYDARFRYSCENVMDRFILAKTRQLIEETTADFERYDVWSACEHLRVYADALTNWYVRRSRERFFDEDIAAFDVLYTCLETACRIAAPLLPMEAEEIWRGLTGGRSVHLTDWPKEGVLAQEHDLIDLMETTRSICSAGSALRKAENLRVRQPLATMTVAVPRGKELAGTFASIIASELNIKKVIVLESEEVSAESYGISRSLKVNARAAGPRLGKQVQVAIKAAKSGDWKVEQDGTVVVGSETLESGLALHEGEYELETVVAEGNDADQAVSVIDGGFIVLDTRLTPDLQAEGTARDMVRVIQQARKDAGLQVSDRIRTVVRDSAEVVQALRANEKLVAGETLTTELVLEEDSQPSVTVETVADETVKSDA comes from the coding sequence GTGAGCACTCACTATCCCAAGGCCACCAGCAACTCTTCGGATGCCGTTCCGGCTTCCCCTTCTTTCCCTGCCCTGGAGGAGGGCGTCCTCGAGTATTGGCGCGAGGACGGCACCTTCGCTCAGAGCATTGAGCAGCGTGACCGCGGTCAAGGTTCTACCGAAGAATTCGTGTTCTACGACGGTCCTCCCTTCGCGAATGGGTTGCCGCATTACGGTCACTTGCTCACCGGTTACGTCAAGGATCTCGTCGCCCGCTATCAGACCCAGCGCGGAAACAAAGTCGACCGACGCTTCGGCTGGGACACTCACGGCCTGCCGGCTGAGCTCGAAGCGATGAAGCAGCTCGGTATGACCGACAAGCAGCAGATCGAAGAGATGGGCATCGACAAATTCAACGATGCGTGCCGGTCTGCCGTCCTCAAGTACACCGACGAGTGGCAGAAGTACGTCACCCGTCAAGCGCGCTGGGTCGACTTCGAGAACGACTACAAGACGTTGAACGTCGAGTACATGGAATCGGTCATCTGGGCTTTCAAGCGCTTGCATGACAAGGGACTGACGTACCAGGGGTTCCGGGTCCTTCCATACTGCTGGAAGGACGAGACTCCTTTGTCCAACCATGAGCTGCGCATGGACGATGACGTCTACAAGGACCGTCAGGATCCCACCGTGACGGTCGCGTTCATGCTCAAAGACGGTGACTCCGAGATCAGCCATGAACTCGCCGGAGTTGCGGCCATCGGCTGGACCACTACTCCTTGGACGATCCCCGCCAACCTTGCCCTGGCCGTCGGACCCGAGATTGACTACGTCGTCGTCCCCGCCGGCCCCAACGGGACCGCCGCGGAGGCGAGCCGCTTCTTGCTTGCGGCCGAACGTCTGGCCGATTACGCGCAGGATCTGGGTTACGAGGACGTCGAAGCGGCACAGGGCGCCGTCGAAACCCACTACCAGGGCAAGGATCTGGAAGGGATTCGCTACGAACCGGTTTTCGATACTTTCGCCGACACCGACAAATACCCGACCGAAAACGCGTGGCAGATCCTGCTGGCCGATTACGTTACGACGACGGACGGCACCGGGATCGTTCATCAGGCCCCGGCCTACGGTGAAGACGACCAAGCAACCTGCGAACGCTACGGAATCCCCGTCGTCCTGACGATCGATGAGGGAGCGAAAGTGCTGCCCCTCTTCACTGGTACCGAGCTCGAAGACATCGTCGGACTGCAGGTCTTCGAATCCAATACGCCGATCGTCAGGCACCTGCGTTCCAAGGCCGTGCTGTTGCGGGAGAAATCGTATGTTCACTCCTATCCGCATTGCTGGCGGTGCCGGAATCCTCTGATCTACCGCGCCATCACCTCGTGGTATGTCTCCGTCACCGAGTTCAAGGACCGGATGGTCGAGCTCAACGAGGACATCAACTGGATCCCGGAAAACGTCAAGCACGGTCAGTTCGGCAAGTGGCTGGACAACGCTCGCGACTGGTCGATTTCTCGAAACCGGTATTGGGGCTCGCCGATCCCGGTATGGGTCTCGGACGATCCGAATTATCCGCGGACGGACGTCTACGGATCGCTCGCCGAGTTGGAGGCAGACTTCGGCAGAATGCCGCTCAACCACGAGGGGAAGCCGGATCTGCATCGCCCGTTCATCGACGAGCTGACTCGTCCGAACCCCGATGACCCCACCGGGAAATCGACAATGCGTCGTGTACCTGACGTGCTCGACGTGTGGTTCGATTCCGGATCGATGCCGTACGCGCAGGTTCACTATCCATTCGAGAATAAGGAATGGTTCGAGAACCATTACCCGGCCGATTTCATCGTCGAATACATCGGGCAGACCCGTGGATGGTTTTACACTCTGCACATCCTCGCTACGGCGCTCTTCGACCGCCCGGCTTTCACCAATGTGATCTCCCACGGCATCGTTCTCGGCTCGGACGGACAGAAAATGTCCAAGTCACTGCAGAACTACCCGGATGTGACCGAGGTCTTGGACCGAGACGGATCCGACGCGATGCGCTGGTTCCTGATGTCCTCACCGATCCTTCGCGGCGGCAATCTGATCGTCACCGAACGCGGAATTCGTGAGGGCGTTCGGCAGGTCATGCTGCCTCTGTGGAACGCCTATCATTTCTTCACGTTGTACTCGAACGCGGCTTTCGACGGTCGTGGCTACGACGCTCGCTTCCGGTATTCGTGCGAGAACGTGATGGATCGTTTCATCTTGGCGAAGACGCGGCAGCTCATCGAAGAAACCACGGCGGATTTCGAGCGGTACGACGTCTGGAGCGCGTGCGAGCACCTCCGCGTCTACGCAGATGCCCTGACCAACTGGTACGTGCGTCGCTCACGCGAGCGCTTCTTCGACGAAGACATCGCGGCATTCGACGTTCTGTACACATGCTTGGAGACCGCGTGCCGTATCGCAGCCCCTTTGCTGCCGATGGAGGCCGAAGAGATCTGGCGCGGGTTGACCGGAGGCCGTTCCGTACACCTCACGGATTGGCCGAAGGAGGGGGTCCTGGCGCAGGAGCACGATCTGATCGACCTGATGGAGACCACCAGATCCATCTGCTCGGCCGGCTCGGCTCTGCGGAAGGCCGAGAACCTTCGTGTTCGTCAGCCCTTGGCAACCATGACGGTCGCAGTTCCCCGGGGCAAGGAGCTGGCTGGCACATTCGCCAGCATCATCGCCTCTGAACTGAATATCAAGAAGGTCATCGTTTTGGAGTCCGAGGAGGTTTCGGCGGAGTCGTATGGCATTTCGCGCAGTCTCAAGGTCAATGCTCGGGCTGCGGGACCTCGTTTGGGAAAACAGGTCCAGGTCGCCATCAAGGCTGCGAAGTCCGGGGACTGGAAGGTCGAGCAGGATGGCACCGTCGTCGTGGGCAGCGAGACGCTGGAATCCGGCCTTGCCCTGCACGAAGGTGAGTACGAACTGGAAACCGTGGTCGCAGAGGGCAACGACGCGGACCAAGCAGTCTCAGTCATCGACGGTGGTTTCATCGTGCTCGATACTCGACTCACGCCTGACCTGCAGGCGGAAGGAACTGCCCGCGACATGGTTCGTGTGATCCAGCAAGCGAGGAAAGACGCAGGTCTTCAGGTCTCCGATCGGATTCGGACGGTCGTTCGTGATTCGGCTGAGGTCGTCCAGGCGCTGCGTGCGAATGAAAAACTGGTCGCGGGGGAGACTCTGACGACCGAACTGGTCTTGGAAGAAGACTCACAACCGTCCGTGACCGTGGAAACGGTAGCCGACGAAACCGTAAAGAGTGATGCATGA
- a CDS encoding folylpolyglutamate synthase/dihydrofolate synthase family protein — translation MSDQPFNDDDSQDPSEDLPEELSPLGPEDIEEAEDIDLDEDADVASPTSDDSGETSDDAFSVESIFAELKGRAPETQIAPRLDAMRMAMDFLGDPAHSAPVIHITGTNGKTSTARLVERLLMAHDLRPGRYTSPHLERVNERICVDGEPVDDRTFVRVWDEIRPSLELVDQRLADQGDVPLTEFEAMTALAFAIFADAPVDIMVLEVGLGGEWDATNVANAQVSVVTPIDLDHTHMLGDTVEDIASEKAGIIKAAGFLVSAAQQPSVAEILLGRAREREAEFRFEGVEFGVTERTPGVGGQVVTIQGLAARYPDVALPLFGEHQAENASLAIAAVEALLGGGEKELSIDLIRTAFEEVTSPGRLEVVRTAPVVVLDAAHNPHGIVASAAAVRESFDIRQLNLVVGILRDKDALGMLEIMREQYAESTDFETRLYVTASTSPRAIPAEELADLALTAGFDEDAIEIHQRIDDASVAAISDAAAREELDAAVLITGSVTVVGEARVLLGR, via the coding sequence ATGAGCGACCAACCTTTCAACGACGACGATTCCCAGGACCCGTCCGAGGACCTTCCCGAGGAGCTGAGCCCGTTGGGCCCGGAGGACATCGAGGAAGCAGAAGACATCGACCTAGACGAGGACGCCGATGTGGCCTCGCCGACGTCGGATGATTCAGGGGAGACGAGTGACGACGCCTTTTCGGTCGAATCCATCTTCGCGGAGCTCAAGGGAAGAGCGCCGGAGACTCAGATCGCTCCGCGGCTGGATGCGATGCGGATGGCCATGGATTTCCTCGGAGATCCGGCACATAGTGCCCCGGTCATCCACATCACCGGGACCAACGGAAAGACGTCCACGGCTCGTCTCGTGGAACGGCTTCTGATGGCCCATGATCTGCGCCCCGGCCGGTACACCTCGCCGCATCTTGAGCGCGTCAACGAACGTATTTGCGTGGACGGCGAACCCGTCGATGACCGCACGTTCGTCCGGGTGTGGGACGAAATTCGTCCTTCCCTGGAGCTCGTCGACCAGCGTTTGGCGGATCAGGGCGATGTACCTCTGACCGAGTTCGAAGCCATGACGGCATTGGCGTTCGCGATCTTTGCCGATGCCCCGGTGGACATCATGGTCCTGGAAGTCGGCCTCGGCGGAGAGTGGGACGCCACGAACGTTGCGAACGCGCAGGTTTCCGTGGTGACTCCTATCGATCTGGATCACACTCACATGTTGGGAGACACGGTTGAGGACATCGCCTCGGAGAAGGCCGGCATCATCAAAGCCGCCGGTTTCCTGGTCTCGGCCGCCCAACAGCCTTCGGTGGCGGAGATTCTCCTGGGTCGGGCCCGAGAGCGCGAGGCCGAATTCCGTTTCGAAGGCGTCGAATTCGGCGTGACGGAAAGGACCCCGGGGGTCGGCGGCCAGGTCGTGACGATACAGGGGTTGGCTGCTCGATACCCCGATGTGGCCCTCCCACTGTTCGGAGAGCATCAGGCCGAGAACGCGTCCCTGGCGATTGCCGCCGTCGAAGCGTTGTTGGGAGGCGGGGAGAAAGAGCTGTCTATTGATCTCATCCGTACGGCTTTCGAAGAGGTCACCTCACCCGGCCGGCTCGAGGTCGTCCGAACCGCCCCGGTCGTGGTGCTGGATGCAGCGCACAATCCCCATGGAATAGTCGCTTCCGCTGCCGCGGTTCGTGAATCCTTCGATATCAGGCAACTGAACCTTGTCGTAGGAATCCTGAGAGACAAGGACGCGCTGGGGATGCTCGAGATCATGCGGGAACAGTACGCGGAGTCCACGGATTTCGAAACGCGGTTGTACGTGACGGCATCGACGTCACCACGGGCCATTCCCGCCGAGGAACTCGCTGATCTCGCGTTGACCGCAGGTTTCGACGAAGACGCGATCGAAATCCATCAACGCATCGACGACGCATCGGTTGCGGCGATTTCGGATGCCGCAGCCCGTGAAGAGTTGGACGCCGCCGTGCTGATCACGGGTTCGGTCACCGTCGTCGGCGAAGCACGCGTACTTCTCGGACGGTAG
- a CDS encoding DUF4233 domain-containing protein produces MARLTKAQREWRPGQVKKPGSVKVMFASTVLLLEAFVVFFGTLAYFGLQHLHSGTGTKITVMVGGIVLAAAFVYNCAVLRKSWGYAMGWILQLLLVATGFLLPAMFIVGLCFLAAWWYSMVTGTKIDREKKERWEAEQEWERTHGQA; encoded by the coding sequence ATGGCACGCCTGACAAAGGCACAACGCGAGTGGCGTCCCGGCCAGGTCAAGAAACCCGGCTCGGTCAAAGTCATGTTCGCCTCGACGGTGCTTCTGCTAGAGGCCTTCGTCGTGTTCTTCGGGACATTGGCGTATTTCGGTCTTCAACACCTGCATTCTGGTACCGGAACCAAGATCACGGTGATGGTCGGGGGAATCGTCCTGGCTGCGGCATTCGTCTACAACTGTGCGGTCCTGAGGAAGTCGTGGGGGTACGCGATGGGCTGGATCCTCCAATTGCTCTTGGTTGCTACCGGCTTCCTTCTTCCCGCGATGTTCATCGTCGGTCTCTGCTTCCTTGCGGCATGGTGGTACTCCATGGTTACGGGTACCAAGATCGACAGAGAGAAGAAGGAACGCTGGGAAGCCGAGCAGGAGTGGGAGCGCACCCACGGGCAGGCCTGA
- a CDS encoding vitamin K epoxide reductase family protein, which produces MSTSSVDPAPRRRANPSISSTTDAREKPFAWLLVTTGAIGFIASAALVFERLQVFLDAGHKSSCDINALLNCGTVMRTPQAELFGFPNPFIGIVAYAVILTIGVGLFAGARFARWYWICVEVGVLLGSLFTFWLWYETTFQIDALCLYCMIVWIVQTALAVNVTMRNIRTGVIPVSPRLAESLPGWSWFLVIMILLVLFGIIFIRFFSNILSMI; this is translated from the coding sequence GTGAGCACATCCAGCGTCGATCCCGCGCCACGGCGTCGCGCGAATCCGTCGATTTCGAGCACCACCGATGCACGTGAAAAACCATTTGCTTGGCTTCTGGTCACCACAGGCGCTATTGGGTTCATAGCCTCCGCGGCGTTGGTCTTCGAGAGGCTCCAGGTATTTCTCGACGCCGGACACAAGTCCAGTTGCGATATCAATGCACTTCTCAACTGCGGAACCGTGATGCGTACACCGCAGGCCGAACTCTTCGGGTTCCCCAACCCTTTCATCGGGATCGTGGCCTACGCCGTCATCCTTACGATCGGCGTGGGACTCTTCGCAGGAGCTCGCTTCGCACGCTGGTACTGGATCTGCGTCGAAGTGGGAGTGCTCCTGGGGTCACTCTTCACTTTTTGGCTGTGGTACGAGACCACCTTCCAGATTGACGCTCTGTGCCTCTACTGCATGATCGTTTGGATCGTTCAGACCGCGTTGGCGGTCAATGTCACCATGCGGAATATCCGAACAGGGGTGATTCCCGTATCTCCCCGCTTGGCCGAGTCGCTGCCCGGATGGTCCTGGTTCCTCGTCATTATGATTCTCTTGGTTCTCTTCGGAATCATCTTCATCCGGTTCTTCTCTAATATTCTTTCAATGATTTGA
- a CDS encoding Rne/Rng family ribonuclease — protein MQNEGTAAEGGAEVDEPTNAPEANSQETAETDVERQESGTPEASQPAESDISGQGQEHQAGEEEEPSTPVAALSPTSLLFHAPDLDEIKAAASAKKKHEDSDEDDEEPEEDDSTEDGEVVSRRRRRRRRGGEDLELTGGNDDDPPNTVTKVRTPRLTEGAASNKVTSVKGSTRLEAKRQRRRDSRASGRRRHVITEAEFLARRESVERQMIVRQKDDRIQIGVLEDGVLAEHFVSKTQQDSLIGNVYVGKVQNVLPSMEAAFVDIGRGRNAVLYAGEVNWDASGLDGQPRKIENALKSGDSVLVQVTKDPIGHKGARLTSQVSLPGRFLVYVPGGSMTGISRKLPDTERARLKKILKDKLPDGAGVIVRTAAEGAAEEELAHDINRLRAQWEDIESKSKSKKTLAPEMLYQEPDLTIKTVRDVFNEDFSAMVVQGDQAWDSIEAYVTYVAPDLIDRLKKWDGEEDLFDHYRIEEGLSKALDRKVFLPSGGSLVIDRTEAMTVIDVNTGKFTGSGGNLEETVTKNNLEAAEEIVRQLRLRDIGGIIVIDFIDMVLESNRDLVLRRLIECLGRDRTKHQVAEVTSLGLVQMTRKRMGTGLLEVFSETCEHCAGRGVIVHDQPLKGRAGGAGTEHNGRNDRKRNKDRGKQRNHDEHPKQDEAKAEAARNALANIAAASSHQEDSESSETGEDSLNRGQHTPESGESKSAKKRKRRKRNKDRSPVTGSNEAQASDNASGQDRSSGHQKGVAEGEPDAVVTIQGEVVSLPQGSKVDEEQESYGEQGSFSLDSLAAAFENKGASSNLDNSEEPVSEAEASEEDQQDREVRPVRRGRRDAARNRSGREGAEAARRAALEALQDMKPGGRGGRRKKPAQESNQDKKADQQRSDKPQQRDTPRRKTSRAVVEPENDQNLTGVATPGQPSNTPEPVAEKAATAPQATQPKKRRSRRAASSTGVGGTIQAGESGKAQGGSVSTASYSAAAETSSSNEDVPMLGVGVKASEIRRPE, from the coding sequence ATGCAGAACGAAGGCACCGCCGCAGAAGGCGGGGCCGAAGTGGACGAACCCACGAACGCCCCCGAAGCGAATTCGCAGGAGACCGCCGAAACCGACGTCGAGCGCCAGGAATCCGGAACGCCCGAGGCTTCTCAGCCGGCCGAATCCGATATTTCGGGGCAGGGACAAGAACACCAAGCGGGGGAGGAAGAAGAACCGAGCACTCCAGTAGCTGCGTTGTCTCCGACTTCTCTTCTTTTCCACGCTCCGGACCTCGACGAAATCAAAGCCGCAGCCTCGGCCAAGAAAAAGCACGAGGACTCCGACGAAGACGACGAAGAACCGGAGGAAGACGACTCGACCGAAGACGGCGAAGTCGTTTCCCGCCGCCGTCGCCGTCGACGGCGGGGTGGAGAAGACCTCGAACTGACGGGCGGGAACGACGACGACCCGCCCAACACCGTGACCAAGGTCCGGACGCCGCGTCTGACCGAGGGGGCGGCCTCGAATAAGGTCACTTCGGTCAAGGGTTCGACGCGGCTCGAAGCGAAGCGTCAGCGTCGCCGCGATTCCCGCGCCTCCGGACGGCGTCGTCATGTGATCACCGAAGCGGAGTTCCTAGCCCGTCGTGAATCGGTTGAACGCCAGATGATCGTTCGTCAGAAAGACGATCGGATCCAAATCGGCGTTCTGGAAGACGGCGTCCTGGCGGAGCACTTCGTGTCCAAAACCCAGCAGGACTCGCTCATCGGCAACGTTTACGTAGGCAAGGTCCAGAACGTACTTCCGTCCATGGAAGCCGCATTCGTAGACATCGGTCGCGGGCGCAACGCCGTCTTGTATGCCGGCGAGGTCAATTGGGACGCCTCCGGACTCGATGGCCAGCCTCGCAAGATCGAGAACGCGCTCAAATCAGGGGACTCGGTTCTGGTCCAGGTGACCAAGGACCCCATCGGGCACAAGGGTGCGCGTTTGACCTCCCAGGTCTCTCTCCCCGGCCGTTTTCTGGTCTACGTACCGGGCGGGTCAATGACGGGCATCTCCCGTAAATTGCCGGATACCGAGCGGGCCCGTCTCAAGAAGATCCTCAAGGACAAACTGCCGGACGGGGCGGGAGTCATAGTCCGCACGGCCGCAGAAGGTGCTGCCGAAGAAGAGCTGGCCCATGACATCAACCGATTGCGCGCGCAGTGGGAAGACATCGAGTCCAAGTCCAAGTCCAAGAAGACCTTGGCTCCGGAGATGCTCTACCAAGAGCCGGACCTGACCATCAAGACGGTTCGCGACGTCTTTAACGAAGATTTCTCCGCCATGGTCGTTCAGGGCGACCAAGCGTGGGACAGCATTGAGGCGTACGTGACCTATGTGGCACCGGATCTGATCGACCGACTCAAGAAGTGGGATGGCGAGGAAGACCTCTTCGACCATTACCGCATTGAAGAAGGTCTTTCCAAGGCACTTGATCGCAAGGTCTTCTTGCCTTCCGGAGGCTCCTTGGTGATCGATCGCACCGAGGCGATGACCGTCATCGACGTCAACACGGGAAAGTTCACCGGTTCCGGCGGAAACTTGGAAGAAACCGTGACCAAGAACAACCTGGAGGCCGCCGAAGAGATCGTCCGTCAACTGCGTCTGCGCGACATCGGCGGAATCATCGTCATTGACTTCATTGACATGGTTCTGGAATCGAACCGCGATCTTGTCCTGCGTCGACTCATCGAATGCCTGGGTCGGGATCGGACCAAACATCAGGTCGCCGAGGTGACCTCGCTTGGTTTGGTCCAGATGACGCGCAAACGCATGGGTACGGGCCTTCTGGAGGTCTTCTCCGAGACGTGCGAGCACTGCGCAGGCCGGGGCGTCATCGTCCACGACCAGCCGCTCAAGGGTCGCGCCGGCGGTGCAGGGACAGAGCACAACGGTCGAAACGACCGCAAGCGCAATAAGGACCGCGGCAAACAGCGCAATCACGACGAGCACCCGAAGCAGGACGAGGCGAAGGCCGAGGCCGCGCGCAATGCTCTGGCGAATATAGCGGCAGCTTCCTCTCATCAGGAAGACTCAGAATCCTCCGAAACCGGTGAAGATTCACTCAACCGTGGACAGCACACACCCGAATCGGGCGAATCGAAGTCCGCGAAGAAGCGCAAGCGCCGCAAGCGAAATAAGGACCGCAGTCCCGTGACTGGGTCCAACGAGGCCCAGGCCTCCGACAACGCTTCCGGCCAGGACCGTTCGAGCGGTCACCAGAAGGGTGTAGCCGAGGGTGAGCCGGACGCCGTCGTGACGATTCAGGGTGAGGTCGTCAGCCTGCCTCAAGGCTCCAAGGTGGACGAGGAGCAAGAGTCCTACGGCGAGCAAGGCTCGTTCAGTCTCGATTCTCTCGCGGCAGCTTTCGAAAACAAGGGGGCCTCAAGCAACCTCGACAATTCGGAGGAGCCGGTTTCCGAGGCGGAGGCTTCGGAAGAGGACCAGCAGGATCGTGAAGTTCGTCCGGTCCGACGCGGACGTCGTGATGCTGCTCGGAACCGCTCAGGTCGAGAAGGCGCAGAAGCGGCGCGTCGTGCGGCACTCGAGGCGCTTCAGGACATGAAGCCCGGTGGCCGCGGCGGACGTCGTAAGAAACCTGCGCAGGAATCGAATCAGGACAAAAAGGCTGATCAACAGCGTTCCGACAAGCCGCAGCAGCGAGATACTCCGCGGCGCAAGACGTCACGGGCGGTTGTGGAGCCGGAGAATGATCAGAATCTGACCGGCGTTGCGACGCCCGGGCAGCCGTCGAATACGCCGGAACCTGTTGCTGAGAAGGCCGCAACCGCGCCCCAGGCCACTCAACCGAAGAAGCGACGGAGTCGGCGTGCGGCCTCGAGCACGGGAGTCGGGGGAACGATCCAAGCGGGTGAGAGCGGAAAGGCCCAGGGCGGATCCGTGTCCACAGCCTCGTATTCGGCTGCCGCCGAGACCTCGTCGTCGAATGAGGATGTCCCGATGCTGGGCGTAGGAGTCAAGGCTTCCGAAATCCGGCGCCCGGAGTAG
- the rplU gene encoding 50S ribosomal protein L21, translating into MVYAIVRAGGRQEKVSVGDLVTLDRVAGEAGSTIELPVLMLVDGESVTADAKSLASAKVTAEKVEDLRGPKIVIQKYKNKTGYKKRQGFRADLTKVKITGINA; encoded by the coding sequence GTGGTGTACGCGATTGTCCGCGCTGGCGGCCGCCAAGAAAAGGTTTCCGTCGGAGACCTCGTGACCCTTGACCGCGTCGCCGGCGAGGCCGGCAGCACCATTGAGCTGCCCGTGCTGATGCTGGTCGACGGCGAGTCGGTCACTGCAGATGCCAAGAGCTTGGCATCCGCAAAGGTCACTGCAGAGAAGGTCGAGGACCTGCGTGGTCCGAAGATCGTTATCCAGAAGTACAAGAACAAGACCGGTTACAAAAAGCGCCAGGGCTTCCGTGCTGATCTGACCAAGGTCAAGATCACCGGCATCAACGCCTAG
- the ndk gene encoding nucleoside-diphosphate kinase codes for MSERSLVLVKPDGVERNLIGAILSRIETKGYKIVELQKLTPTREILEQHYEEHKGKPFYEPLLEFMMSGSVVAAVVEGDRVIESVRTLMGPSDPTAAAPGTIRGDLSRDWGEKVQKNLVHGSDSPESAEREIGIWFG; via the coding sequence ATGTCCGAACGTTCGCTGGTCCTGGTCAAACCCGATGGAGTCGAGCGCAATCTCATCGGCGCCATCCTGTCCCGCATCGAAACCAAGGGTTACAAGATTGTTGAGCTCCAGAAGCTCACGCCAACCCGTGAGATCCTCGAGCAGCATTACGAGGAACACAAGGGCAAGCCCTTTTATGAGCCTCTCCTCGAATTCATGATGTCCGGCTCCGTGGTGGCGGCAGTGGTTGAGGGCGACCGCGTCATCGAGTCCGTTCGGACCTTGATGGGACCGTCGGACCCCACCGCTGCGGCCCCCGGAACCATTCGTGGGGATCTCAGCCGGGACTGGGGAGAGAAAGTCCAGAAGAACTTGGTTCATGGTTCGGACTCGCCCGAGTCTGCCGAACGCGAGATCGGCATCTGGTTCGGCTAG